The following proteins are co-located in the Fluviicola sp. genome:
- a CDS encoding pitrilysin family protein — translation MKKSLFTALLLSSSITGFSQEKVKYIEYDLANGMHVILHEEHATPIVAVSVMYHVGSKNENPSRTGFAHFFEHLLFEGSTNIKRGEYSELVEKNGGALNANTSQDRTYYYEILPSNQLELGLWLESERLLHAKVDQTGVETQREVVKEEKRQRVDNQPYATFMENLFKMAYKNHPYRWVPIGSMEDLNAAQEIDYVNFYHTFYVPSNAILSIAGDINVEQTKKWIDKYFASVPKGQAINLFRDFENLGEGEFKTKYGVEKLSFDPKNFNNPTDAKAKELLKKYTAMACEIPKPNPAFEPISGIQRETVYDNIQLPAVFMGYKFPKETDKDFAAIEMLNAVLSGSNSSRMNKDIVEKKQQAVAAFSFAFNMEDPGLGIVAAIAANGTKVEDLEKSLDEEIKSIQDNLISEEEFQAVRNQFENQIVSSNSTVAGIAENLAQNKMYFGSTELINKQMEIYMSITREDIQRVAKKYLTQDNRIILYYLPKEQKQ, via the coding sequence ATGAAAAAAAGTCTTTTTACAGCATTGTTGCTTTCGTCTTCGATCACCGGATTCTCCCAGGAGAAGGTAAAGTACATCGAATACGACCTGGCAAACGGAATGCATGTCATTTTACATGAGGAACATGCTACTCCGATAGTAGCTGTTTCAGTTATGTACCACGTAGGTTCTAAAAACGAAAATCCTTCCAGAACAGGATTTGCCCACTTCTTCGAACACTTATTATTTGAAGGTTCTACCAACATCAAACGCGGAGAATACTCCGAATTGGTGGAGAAAAACGGTGGAGCACTGAATGCAAATACCAGCCAGGACAGAACCTATTACTACGAAATCCTTCCTTCCAACCAATTGGAATTGGGATTATGGCTGGAAAGCGAGCGTTTGTTGCATGCAAAAGTGGATCAAACTGGTGTTGAAACACAGCGCGAAGTTGTGAAAGAAGAAAAAAGACAGCGTGTAGACAATCAGCCTTACGCTACTTTCATGGAAAACCTGTTCAAAATGGCTTACAAAAACCATCCTTACCGTTGGGTACCGATCGGAAGTATGGAAGATCTGAATGCTGCACAGGAAATCGATTACGTGAATTTCTACCACACATTCTACGTTCCTTCCAATGCGATTCTTTCCATTGCGGGAGATATCAATGTGGAGCAAACGAAAAAATGGATCGACAAATACTTTGCTTCTGTTCCGAAAGGACAGGCAATTAACCTGTTCCGTGATTTCGAGAACCTGGGTGAAGGCGAATTCAAAACAAAATACGGAGTGGAGAAATTATCTTTCGACCCGAAAAACTTCAATAACCCGACGGATGCGAAAGCAAAAGAATTGTTGAAGAAATACACGGCAATGGCCTGTGAGATTCCAAAACCAAATCCTGCTTTCGAACCTATTTCCGGGATTCAGAGAGAAACGGTTTACGACAATATCCAATTGCCTGCAGTATTCATGGGATACAAGTTCCCGAAAGAAACAGACAAGGATTTCGCTGCCATTGAAATGCTGAACGCTGTTTTGTCAGGAAGTAACTCTTCCCGCATGAATAAAGACATCGTGGAGAAAAAACAACAGGCGGTTGCTGCTTTCTCCTTCGCTTTCAACATGGAAGATCCGGGATTGGGGATCGTTGCTGCAATTGCTGCTAACGGAACAAAAGTGGAAGACCTGGAAAAATCATTGGACGAAGAGATCAAATCGATCCAGGACAACCTGATTTCCGAAGAAGAATTCCAGGCTGTTCGCAACCAGTTCGAGAACCAGATCGTAAGCTCCAACTCCACAGTAGCTGGTATTGCTGAGAATTTGGCTCAAAACAAAATGTATTTCGGAAGTACGGAACTGATCAATAAGCAAATGGAAATCTACATGAGCATTACCCGTGAAGATATTCAGCGCGTTGCTAAAAAATATCTGACTCAGGACAACCGAATCATTCTTTATTATTTACCCAAAGAACAAAAACAGTAA
- a CDS encoding DUF3037 domain-containing protein, with translation MPEMFLYEYAVIRLVPQVEREEFINVGIILFSKKQKFIRTKIVLPEERLKLFKCEMDLDQIKANLQAFELISAGSKAGGPIACEELPERFRWLTAVRSSIIQTSRPHPGKTTDLEREVERLFLEYVD, from the coding sequence ATGCCCGAAATGTTCTTATATGAATATGCTGTAATTCGCCTGGTACCGCAGGTAGAGCGCGAAGAATTCATCAACGTGGGCATCATTTTGTTCTCGAAAAAACAAAAGTTCATCCGGACAAAGATTGTACTTCCCGAAGAACGGTTGAAGCTGTTTAAATGCGAAATGGATCTGGACCAGATCAAAGCAAACCTGCAGGCTTTTGAGCTGATCAGTGCCGGTTCGAAAGCCGGTGGGCCGATTGCCTGCGAAGAATTGCCGGAACGTTTTCGCTGGCTGACAGCTGTGAGAAGTTCGATTATCCAGACATCGCGCCCGCATCCGGGAAAAACGACTGATCTGGAGAGAGAGGTGGAGCGGTTGTTTTTGGAATACGTAGATTAA
- a CDS encoding DUF5522 domain-containing protein, translating to MNDDFRPLPKNNGLDPEDFYYTPEGYIVFTEKYHLKRGHCCKSGCRHCPYGYDKKTDSFRK from the coding sequence ATGAATGATGATTTTCGTCCGCTCCCCAAAAATAATGGTTTAGATCCGGAAGACTTTTATTATACCCCGGAAGGTTACATTGTTTTTACGGAAAAGTACCATTTGAAACGTGGCCATTGCTGCAAAAGCGGCTGCAGGCATTGCCCTTACGGGTATGATAAGAAAACGGATTCTTTTCGGAAATAA
- a CDS encoding NAD(P)H-dependent oxidoreductase, with the protein MSQKILIINGHPNTHSFNFGIAEAYRKGALSSGAEVKEIVIADLDFNPNLQFGYQKRTELEPDLLEAWEKIQWAEHLVWIHPVWWGGLPAITKGFIDRLFLPGFAFQYRENSPFWDKLLKGKTAHIITTLDQPALFYRLVFRRPSVNQLKRSVLKFCGIKPVKVSYIGIIRNSKPEMREKWLQKTENWGRRQ; encoded by the coding sequence ATGAGCCAAAAAATTTTAATCATAAACGGACATCCGAATACCCATTCTTTCAATTTCGGAATTGCAGAAGCTTACCGGAAAGGAGCTTTGAGTTCGGGAGCAGAAGTGAAAGAAATCGTCATCGCCGACCTGGATTTTAATCCGAACCTGCAATTCGGTTATCAGAAACGCACGGAACTGGAACCGGACCTGCTGGAAGCGTGGGAGAAAATTCAATGGGCGGAACACTTGGTTTGGATCCACCCTGTGTGGTGGGGCGGACTTCCTGCCATTACCAAAGGATTCATTGATCGGTTGTTCCTACCGGGTTTTGCTTTTCAATACCGGGAGAATTCTCCGTTCTGGGATAAACTTTTAAAGGGAAAAACAGCCCATATTATCACCACGTTGGATCAGCCTGCACTATTTTATCGGTTAGTATTCCGAAGACCAAGTGTGAACCAGTTAAAACGTTCTGTCCTGAAATTTTGCGGAATCAAACCGGTCAAAGTGAGTTACATCGGGATTATCCGGAACTCGAAGCCTGAAATGCGGGAAAAGTGGCTTCAAAAAACAGAAAATTGGGGAAGACGTCAGTGA
- a CDS encoding pitrilysin family protein, which produces MKKLITLVALTAFTGVYGQQIDRSVRPAAAAAPTINIKNSEVFKLSNGITVILSENHKLPRVSFSLTMGASPMIEGSKAGTNNMMGQLLTSGTTKRSKDVLDKEVDNMGADLSADGHSVYFSCLTKHMETGLDIMQDVTMNAAFPQSEFDRIKKQNESGLLSAKSDPNTMASNAESKIDFPNHPLGEVMDEASLAAITLDDVKNNYKQVFTPNGAYLVIVGDINKENALKMAEKYFGAWKGGQAYKEDFGTGLKAKGNRVIFVNKPGAVQSVISITFPIEMKPGASDQIALNVMNSILGGGSFGARIMQNLREDKAYTYGAYTSFEVTRDGSWFGTSGSFRNEVTDSAITELLAEITKISDSYVTDDELNLAKSAMAGSFARSLERPQTIARFALSIIRDNLPADYYQTYLKRLDAITKDDVLTVAQKYFKNGFNIVVVGNEDILPKLKAFDSDGVIEKLDPFGNPVKEMKKSDITADQLIERYINTVTKTASAKDLEKKMKKVKSVVKKIELSSPQIPVVITMTDAFVAPNKEAMKIEAQGMVFQSSYYDGTKGSEMSMQTGKEAMSAEEIAAKKKGEGLFPEATYKTSGMKYEIKGIETIAGKDYYVLMTNDGQKESYDYFDAATNLKFKTVSITKQGEETVEATTMYDDYKDVNGFLFAHKLTQVMGEMTLSGAVKSIEFNGTVDKALFE; this is translated from the coding sequence ATGAAAAAGTTAATTACACTGGTTGCTTTAACAGCATTTACAGGGGTTTACGGACAACAAATTGATCGTTCTGTAAGACCGGCTGCAGCTGCGGCACCAACTATTAATATCAAGAACTCAGAAGTTTTCAAATTGAGCAACGGAATTACCGTAATCCTTTCTGAGAACCATAAATTACCGCGTGTTTCTTTCTCGCTTACCATGGGAGCTTCGCCAATGATCGAAGGTTCGAAAGCAGGAACCAACAACATGATGGGGCAATTGCTGACTTCCGGAACCACCAAACGTTCAAAAGACGTATTAGATAAGGAAGTGGATAACATGGGAGCTGACCTGAGTGCAGACGGCCATTCCGTTTATTTCTCTTGTTTGACCAAACATATGGAAACAGGATTGGACATCATGCAGGATGTAACCATGAACGCCGCTTTCCCGCAAAGTGAGTTCGACCGTATCAAAAAACAAAACGAATCCGGGTTGTTGTCTGCGAAATCAGACCCAAACACCATGGCTTCCAATGCAGAATCAAAGATCGATTTCCCGAATCACCCGCTTGGTGAAGTGATGGATGAAGCTTCTCTGGCTGCAATCACTCTGGACGATGTAAAAAACAATTACAAGCAGGTATTTACTCCGAACGGGGCATACCTGGTAATCGTAGGTGATATCAACAAAGAAAACGCACTAAAAATGGCCGAAAAGTATTTCGGAGCATGGAAAGGCGGACAAGCGTATAAAGAAGATTTCGGAACAGGATTGAAAGCGAAAGGAAACCGCGTGATTTTCGTAAACAAACCGGGAGCGGTACAATCGGTGATCTCTATCACTTTCCCGATCGAAATGAAACCGGGAGCTTCTGACCAGATCGCTTTGAATGTGATGAACAGCATTTTGGGCGGTGGTTCTTTCGGAGCGCGCATCATGCAAAACCTGCGTGAGGACAAAGCTTATACTTACGGTGCTTATACTTCTTTCGAAGTAACAAGAGACGGAAGCTGGTTCGGAACATCCGGAAGTTTCAGAAACGAAGTAACGGATTCTGCCATCACGGAATTGTTGGCTGAGATTACAAAAATCAGCGACAGCTATGTGACTGATGATGAATTAAACTTAGCGAAGTCAGCAATGGCGGGAAGCTTTGCACGTTCATTGGAAAGACCTCAGACTATTGCACGTTTCGCATTGAGTATCATTCGCGATAACCTGCCGGCAGATTACTACCAGACTTATTTGAAGCGTTTGGATGCGATCACTAAAGACGACGTACTGACAGTTGCCCAGAAATACTTCAAAAACGGGTTCAACATCGTAGTTGTCGGAAACGAAGATATCTTGCCGAAGTTGAAAGCATTTGACAGCGACGGTGTGATCGAAAAACTGGATCCGTTCGGAAATCCGGTGAAGGAAATGAAGAAGTCCGACATCACTGCCGACCAATTGATCGAGCGTTACATCAATACCGTAACGAAAACAGCTTCTGCAAAGGATTTGGAAAAGAAAATGAAGAAAGTAAAGTCGGTAGTTAAGAAAATCGAACTTTCTTCTCCTCAGATTCCGGTAGTGATCACCATGACGGATGCTTTTGTTGCTCCGAACAAGGAAGCAATGAAAATCGAAGCACAGGGAATGGTTTTCCAAAGCTCTTATTACGATGGAACAAAAGGTTCTGAAATGAGCATGCAAACCGGAAAAGAAGCCATGTCTGCGGAAGAAATCGCTGCGAAAAAGAAAGGCGAAGGTTTATTCCCTGAAGCAACTTACAAGACTTCCGGAATGAAATACGAGATCAAAGGAATCGAGACCATTGCCGGAAAAGATTACTACGTGTTGATGACAAACGACGGTCAGAAAGAGTCTTACGATTACTTCGATGCAGCAACCAACCTGAAATTCAAAACAGTTTCCATCACCAAACAAGGTGAAGAAACAGTGGAAGCAACAACGATGTACGATGATTACAAAGATGTGAACGGATTCCTTTTTGCGCACAAATTAACCCAGGTAATGGGCGAAATGACGCTTTCAGGTGCTGTAAAATCTATCGAATTCAACGGAACGGTTGACAAGGCATTGTTTGAGTAA
- a CDS encoding pyridoxal-phosphate dependent enzyme, which yields MELFDTSLSILQEIKLDPQQFRNVRLLVKRDDLIHPEVSGNKWRKLKYNLELAMYQKKDGILTFGGAYSNHLLAVAAACQLAGLQSIGVVRGEELTADSNENLKRCAALGMELLFVSRESYDERNEKSCQEGWKEAHPHFLLVPEGGSNYYGIVGCQEIGKELPAETDHLFVAQGTTTTSCGLLLGSDEKTKLHVVPALKGFDAIAEMRKQLYPVLLDEETMNEYMDRVVVHPEAHFGGYGKWTPELLDFMEMCRKEYGLPLDKIYTGKAFHALMEWLKAQDFQTLQTVVFLHTGGLQNG from the coding sequence ATGGAGCTCTTCGATACATCCCTTTCCATTTTACAGGAAATCAAACTGGACCCTCAGCAATTCAGGAACGTGCGCCTGCTTGTAAAGCGTGATGATCTGATCCATCCGGAAGTATCGGGGAACAAGTGGCGAAAACTGAAGTATAACCTGGAATTGGCCATGTATCAGAAAAAAGATGGGATTCTGACTTTTGGCGGTGCTTATTCGAATCATTTACTGGCGGTGGCTGCGGCTTGTCAGTTGGCGGGATTGCAGTCTATAGGTGTCGTACGGGGAGAAGAACTGACTGCCGATAGCAATGAAAACCTGAAGCGCTGTGCGGCCCTGGGAATGGAATTACTCTTTGTTTCGCGGGAATCTTACGACGAACGCAACGAGAAAAGTTGCCAGGAAGGCTGGAAAGAAGCACATCCTCATTTTTTACTCGTTCCGGAAGGCGGTTCCAATTATTACGGAATCGTGGGCTGCCAGGAAATAGGGAAAGAGCTTCCGGCTGAAACCGACCATTTGTTTGTAGCGCAAGGGACAACGACAACCAGTTGTGGTTTGCTGCTGGGATCGGATGAAAAAACAAAATTGCACGTAGTTCCTGCATTGAAAGGATTTGATGCAATTGCTGAAATGCGAAAACAGCTTTATCCGGTACTGCTCGACGAAGAAACAATGAACGAATACATGGACCGGGTAGTGGTGCATCCGGAAGCACATTTCGGAGGTTATGGAAAATGGACCCCGGAACTGCTTGATTTTATGGAGATGTGCCGGAAAGAATACGGTCTGCCGCTGGATAAGATTTATACGGGAAAAGCGTTTCATGCACTGATGGAATGGCTGAAAGCACAGGATTTCCAAACACTGCAAACGGTTGTTTTCCTGCATACGGGCGGGCTGCAAAATGGGTGA
- a CDS encoding DUF2141 domain-containing protein: MKRSFFTFIFFALVSLVSVSFKAPSYHTITIKVTNIRNSKGNMQLQIFRNAENYNKGLAWKVKIVDKGEMKNNTLTCTFTGIEEGEYGIALLDDENKNKEMDYTMFMPDEGFGFADYYHSGWSKPKFDQFKFTLKDDKSMTAKLRYV, from the coding sequence ATGAAAAGATCATTCTTTACCTTCATTTTCTTTGCCCTAGTGTCTTTGGTTTCTGTTTCGTTCAAAGCACCGTCATACCATACAATTACCATTAAAGTGACCAATATCCGGAATAGCAAAGGAAATATGCAGCTTCAAATCTTCCGCAATGCAGAAAATTACAACAAAGGATTGGCTTGGAAAGTAAAGATTGTGGATAAGGGTGAGATGAAAAACAATACGCTTACCTGCACTTTTACCGGAATTGAAGAAGGAGAGTATGGAATAGCTCTGCTGGATGATGAAAACAAGAACAAGGAAATGGATTACACCATGTTCATGCCTGATGAAGGATTCGGATTCGCTGATTATTATCACAGTGGCTGGAGCAAACCCAAATTTGACCAATTCAAGTTTACCTTAAAGGACGATAAATCGATGACGGCAAAACTGCGTTACGTGTAA
- a CDS encoding Crp/Fnr family transcriptional regulator: MQLQSFLAHFNLFTAAEIEDAVSLFSKRPVKKGSYFVHEGEKCSEVAFIEKGVFRSFYVTPSGNEMTYCFRFPGDMMAAYSAFITGKGSVEYIQALSDAELLIIPKDQIDGLLAKNPAWIHFLKIMAEQQYLELEGRVFQLQRDSAHERYQNLIEEQPEYIRQISVQHLASYLGITQRHLSRIRKAVVL, translated from the coding sequence ATGCAATTGCAATCATTTTTAGCACATTTCAATCTTTTCACAGCAGCTGAAATTGAAGATGCCGTGAGCTTATTTTCAAAACGTCCTGTGAAAAAGGGAAGCTACTTCGTGCACGAAGGAGAAAAATGTTCGGAAGTCGCTTTTATTGAAAAAGGCGTCTTCCGTTCTTTTTATGTCACTCCGAGCGGCAACGAAATGACTTATTGCTTTCGCTTTCCGGGTGATATGATGGCTGCCTATTCCGCATTCATTACCGGAAAAGGAAGCGTGGAATACATCCAGGCACTTTCGGATGCGGAACTGTTGATTATTCCCAAAGATCAAATCGACGGATTACTTGCTAAAAATCCGGCCTGGATCCATTTTCTGAAGATAATGGCCGAGCAGCAATACCTGGAACTGGAAGGCCGCGTATTTCAATTGCAACGCGATTCGGCACATGAACGCTACCAAAACCTCATCGAAGAACAACCGGAATATATCCGGCAGATTTCCGTGCAACACCTGGCTTCCTACCTGGGAATTACACAACGACATTTAAGCCGGATCCGGAAAGCAGTGGTTTTGTGA
- a CDS encoding 1-acyl-sn-glycerol-3-phosphate acyltransferase, whose protein sequence is MGKFFFWILKLFGWKIDSHSPDGINKAVVVVGPHTSNWDFVIGKMAFAHYKVNAKFLIKKDLFFFPLGPILKAMGGIPVDRKKNNNITEQAVNIFKNNEKCFLVFTPEGTRSYQPHWKKGFYYIAQNAGVPIYIAYIDYKRKIGGFHSLFIPTGDVDADIKYIKNILSEYTGKVPENGIRKQD, encoded by the coding sequence ATGGGAAAATTCTTTTTCTGGATACTTAAGCTATTCGGTTGGAAAATAGATAGTCATAGTCCGGATGGTATTAACAAGGCCGTTGTAGTTGTTGGACCGCATACTTCCAACTGGGATTTTGTGATAGGTAAGATGGCCTTTGCGCACTACAAAGTGAATGCGAAATTTTTGATCAAAAAGGATTTGTTCTTCTTTCCGCTGGGCCCGATCCTGAAGGCGATGGGAGGAATTCCGGTCGACCGGAAGAAAAACAACAACATCACGGAGCAGGCGGTGAATATCTTCAAAAACAACGAAAAATGCTTTTTGGTATTTACCCCGGAAGGAACAAGAAGCTATCAGCCTCACTGGAAAAAAGGGTTTTATTACATCGCACAGAACGCCGGTGTTCCGATCTACATTGCTTACATCGATTACAAACGCAAAATCGGAGGTTTCCATTCCCTGTTTATTCCAACAGGAGATGTGGATGCAGATATCAAGTACATCAAGAATATTTTATCGGAATACACGGGGAAAGTTCCCGAAAACGGTATTCGAAAACAGGACTGA
- a CDS encoding DUF4494 domain-containing protein, with translation MNSWFTVKVKYTKQLEDGTFKRVSEPYLVAAMTFTDAEARIYEELGSLIRGEFVVTGITRTDFHDIFHYEDADVWYKCKITYEAGGDGGEEGAKAKKVSQNFIVTAHSVKDAYERLKESLGGMMIDYVIPSITISPIVDVFPFGDESEDRVAVDFEKQVKAEVAEHAMGTKTVFSAPGSDVDEFEDDEDSVIDDQFGEEEE, from the coding sequence ATGAATAGTTGGTTTACCGTAAAGGTTAAATATACAAAACAGTTGGAAGACGGTACTTTCAAGCGTGTTTCAGAGCCGTATCTGGTAGCTGCAATGACTTTCACAGATGCGGAAGCCCGCATTTACGAAGAATTGGGAAGCCTGATCCGCGGTGAGTTCGTTGTAACGGGAATTACACGCACGGATTTCCACGATATTTTCCACTACGAAGACGCAGATGTCTGGTACAAATGCAAAATCACATATGAAGCCGGAGGTGACGGTGGTGAAGAAGGAGCGAAAGCGAAAAAAGTTTCTCAGAACTTCATCGTAACGGCTCATTCGGTAAAAGATGCCTACGAACGTTTGAAAGAAAGTTTGGGCGGAATGATGATCGATTATGTCATTCCTTCCATTACCATTTCACCGATCGTTGATGTATTCCCTTTCGGAGATGAATCGGAAGACCGTGTTGCGGTAGATTTTGAAAAGCAGGTGAAAGCAGAAGTTGCTGAGCACGCTATGGGAACGAAAACGGTATTTTCAGCACCGGGATCGGATGTTGACGAGTTCGAAGATGACGAAGATTCTGTTATTGACGACCAATTCGGAGAAGAAGAAGAATAA
- a CDS encoding HipA family kinase: MSEFLRTVNVTRYISPLREGGSLPALVDADDDFKYVLKFRGAGHGVKALISEFLGGEIARMLGFKVPELVFVNLDEDFGRSEADEEIQDLLRASHGLNLGLHFLTGAITFDPVVTKVDEETASRIVWLDAFITNIDRTFRNTNMLIWKKELWLIDHGASFYFHHTWENWEKTAQSNFLYVKDHVLLPQASKMDEADAFAHTRLNEEKLHALVDALPESWLIWEDLDATPEEIKQVYKKFLSIRLKNSVNFVNEAKNARNVLI; this comes from the coding sequence ATGTCAGAATTTTTAAGAACGGTAAACGTAACCCGCTATATTTCTCCGCTGAGAGAAGGAGGGTCGCTTCCTGCATTGGTAGATGCCGATGACGATTTCAAGTACGTGTTGAAATTCCGGGGAGCCGGACATGGTGTAAAAGCATTGATTTCCGAGTTTTTGGGCGGTGAAATTGCCCGCATGCTCGGATTCAAAGTTCCGGAGCTGGTTTTTGTAAACCTGGACGAAGATTTCGGTCGTTCGGAAGCGGATGAGGAAATCCAGGATTTACTGCGTGCCAGCCACGGACTGAATTTGGGGCTTCATTTCCTGACTGGAGCAATCACCTTTGACCCGGTAGTGACAAAAGTCGACGAAGAAACAGCTTCACGCATTGTTTGGCTGGATGCTTTTATTACGAACATCGACCGTACTTTCCGCAATACCAATATGCTGATCTGGAAGAAAGAGTTGTGGCTGATCGATCACGGAGCCTCTTTTTATTTTCACCATACCTGGGAAAATTGGGAGAAAACCGCCCAAAGTAACTTCCTGTATGTGAAAGACCATGTATTGCTGCCACAAGCTTCCAAAATGGACGAAGCGGACGCATTCGCACATACCAGGCTGAATGAGGAAAAGTTGCATGCCTTGGTTGACGCACTTCCGGAATCCTGGCTGATCTGGGAAGACCTCGACGCCACACCGGAAGAAATCAAGCAAGTGTATAAGAAGTTCTTAAGCATCCGCCTGAAGAACTCCGTGAATTTTGTAAACGAAGCTAAAAATGCCCGAAATGTTCTTATATGA
- a CDS encoding T9SS type A sorting domain-containing protein yields the protein MKLFSTLFISIAGVSAFAQPVHLNPIFGNNGIAITPNTTEINRIATDAGGTIFSAGYSMEPGSSGIYHLTVTKHSHNGILLSNFGTNGMVKTTIDYSEFPLDIRLQNDGKILVAGSSYLGPTPSGPGDYNSFVVRYTTTGSLDNTFGNNGIFKLSHPNSHIAKMIVPGNGSVLLAGNSYGTGVVSKINSSGVLDPNFGNSGSKFLSDANFTFILWDAILLSDNTILCVGYDITDQNNMKVAYCKLDLNGNFVTSFGTNGKVIADLYPFSGSPEVDEFLQKAVELPNGQIVMGGQAMGAILAKINPDGTFDTGFGTNGVVTHSYPYVDFAVQPDGKFLIGGTQEVSLYNAGFSITRLNSNGSTDNSFNGTGTFTVDVSPDHDYLQTIELKTNGHIIVGGSSRYSNNEANFMLADIDISQSLGLSEENSSGIVLYPNPFSDKLTLSIENESVTSVRLVDAAGRFIEAYPVNKLTVLSLNSLASGAYQLIFTDNNGKEIHVQKLIKE from the coding sequence ATGAAATTATTTTCTACTCTTTTCATCTCCATCGCAGGAGTTTCAGCATTTGCCCAACCGGTTCATTTAAATCCCATTTTCGGGAATAACGGAATTGCCATCACTCCGAATACGACGGAAATAAACCGTATTGCTACGGATGCCGGCGGAACGATTTTCAGTGCAGGATATAGCATGGAACCAGGATCTTCGGGCATTTATCACCTGACAGTGACCAAACATTCGCACAACGGCATCCTGCTTTCCAATTTCGGCACGAATGGAATGGTCAAAACCACCATCGATTATTCCGAATTTCCATTGGATATCCGGTTACAAAACGACGGAAAAATCCTAGTAGCAGGTTCCTCTTATTTAGGTCCGACTCCAAGCGGCCCGGGCGATTACAACTCTTTTGTTGTCCGCTATACCACCACCGGAAGTTTAGACAATACTTTCGGGAACAATGGTATTTTCAAACTTTCCCATCCGAACAGTCACATTGCAAAAATGATCGTACCGGGCAATGGTTCCGTTTTATTGGCGGGAAACAGCTACGGCACAGGAGTTGTGAGCAAGATCAACTCCAGCGGAGTACTCGACCCGAATTTCGGGAATAGCGGTTCGAAATTCTTGTCAGATGCCAATTTCACGTTTATTCTCTGGGATGCCATTTTACTTTCCGACAATACCATTCTTTGCGTGGGTTACGACATCACTGATCAAAACAATATGAAAGTGGCGTATTGCAAACTGGACCTGAACGGCAATTTTGTTACTAGTTTCGGAACAAACGGAAAGGTCATTGCAGATCTGTATCCGTTTAGCGGAAGTCCTGAAGTGGACGAGTTTCTGCAAAAAGCCGTTGAACTTCCGAATGGCCAGATCGTGATGGGCGGACAAGCCATGGGAGCTATCCTGGCAAAAATAAACCCGGATGGAACGTTCGACACGGGTTTCGGTACCAACGGAGTCGTGACACATTCCTATCCTTATGTCGATTTCGCTGTTCAACCCGACGGGAAATTCCTCATCGGCGGAACGCAGGAAGTCAGTTTATACAACGCCGGTTTTTCCATCACACGCCTGAACAGCAATGGCAGCACAGACAACAGTTTTAACGGAACAGGAACATTTACGGTAGATGTGTCACCGGATCACGATTATCTGCAAACAATCGAACTAAAAACGAACGGACACATTATCGTCGGAGGATCGTCCCGCTACTCGAACAATGAAGCCAATTTCATGCTTGCTGATATTGACATCAGTCAGAGTTTAGGACTTTCGGAAGAAAACTCCTCCGGAATAGTTCTTTACCCGAATCCTTTTTCGGACAAATTGACTCTTTCCATTGAAAACGAATCCGTAACATCCGTTCGATTGGTAGATGCCGCTGGAAGGTTCATCGAAGCATATCCCGTAAACAAACTTACAGTCCTGTCATTGAATTCTCTGGCCTCGGGAGCATACCAACTCATTTTCACAGACAACAACGGGAAAGAAATCCATGTGCAAAAACTGATCAAAGAATAA